The following are from one region of the Odontesthes bonariensis isolate fOdoBon6 chromosome 16, fOdoBon6.hap1, whole genome shotgun sequence genome:
- the LOC142401371 gene encoding paraneoplastic antigen Ma1-like, translated as MPEQVALNTEVAPWVVSVAAEALSMKIPPEEDFEAKLKAFLAYEGRTVADVQGLLTPSMPTPAMPAVSFPAMPMPATQNPAMPSSAMLPPASLDLNVQLVNAITSLVDKCHAAPVENPVHRKLRVFSGIKPTPPGEEEYDAWAEQMTHLLEEWKCPDPLKKQKIAECLKGPAADIVRCLRVSNPSSTANDYRAVLETAFGTTESALDFMFKLRNTFQLQGEKLSAYVLRIDKLLHSVFRKGGILLRDMDRTRIEQVARGALPNDLVALRIMLVYKFKPPPSFTELLREVRAEEALIFERPAASHVAVSATVAPVEYSTRPAAFSCPSPVPTEPVPSVESLTKEVQHLKNEMTRLLSFSVSSPSAAPPLTSQRPSQRVEARLESTPRARQDRVDVFCYKCGEDGHFARECQNAENLRKVNQRLIKLRRPTGNSPGTQ; from the coding sequence ATGCCTGAGCAGGTAGCCCTTAATACTGAGGTGGCTCCCTGGGTGGTCAGTGTTGCTGCTGAAGCCTTGTCTATGAAGATTCCCCCAGAGGAAGATTTTGAAGCCAAGTTGAAAGCCTTCCTGGCTTATGAGGGAAGGACTGTCGCTGATGTGCAAGGCCTGTTAACCCCTTCCATGCCAACCCCTGCCATGCCTGCAGTGTCATTTCCTGCTATGCCCATGCCAGCCACGCAAAACCCTGCAATGCCATCGTCTGCCATGTTACCACCAGCATCGTTAGACCTGAACGTGCAGCTCGTCAATGCCATCACCTCTCTAGTGGACAAATGTCATGCAGCCCCTGTGGAAAATCCAGTCCACCGAAAGCTTCGAGTGTTCTCAGGTATCAAGCCAACACCGCCTGGAGAAGAGGAATATGATGCTTGGGCAGAACAGATGACGCACCTGCTTGAGGAGTGGAAGTGTCCAGACCCCTTGAAGAAGCAGAAGATCGCTGAATGTCTTAAAGGGCCAGCAGCGGATATTGTGCGATGCTTGAGAGTGAGCAACCCCAGTTCAACGGCAAATGATTACCGAGCAGTACTGGAAACCGCATTTGGAACCACTGAGAGTGCCCTAGACTTCATGTTCAAGCTCCGAAACACCTTTCAGCTGCAAGGCGAAAAACTCTCAGCATATGTCCTCAGAATTGACAAGCTGCTGCATTCTGTGTTCCGAAAGGGGGGAATTCTGCTACGAGACATGGACAGGACCCGCATAGAGCAAGTTGCTCGGGGCGCACTGCCTAATGACTTGGTTGCTCTTCGCATCATGTTGGTATACAAATTCAAGCCTCCACCCAGTTTCACTGAGCTGTTGCGTGAAGTGAGAGCAGAGGAGGCTCTGATATTTGAAAGGCCAGCTGCCAGTCATGTCGCGGTCTCTGCTACGGTAGCTCCTGTTGAGTACAGCACCCGCCCTGCTGCATTTTCTTGCCCCAGTCCCGTGCCTACTGAACCTGTCCCTTCTGTTGAGAGTCTGACAAAGGAGGTGCAACATCTGAAAAATGAGATGACACGCCTGCTCTCCTTCTCCGTTTCATCGCCCTCAGCAGCACCACCGTTGACCTCACAGAGACCCAGCCAAAGAGTTGAGGCAAGACTGGAGAGCACACCCAGAGCACGACAGGACCGAGTTGACGTTTTCTGTTACAAGTGTGGGGAAGATGGCCACTTCGCACGTGAATGCCAGAATGCAGAGAACCTCCGAAAAGTCAACCAGCGCCTCATAAAGCTCAGACGGCCGACGGGAAACTCCCCAGGGACCCAGTAA